The window TGGAGGAGGCCATCGCGGATGGGGAAAATCCGACGCGGCTCCACCTGCTTTCCGTCTGGCGGGAAACGCCTCTTTTCAGCGACCGCGAACAGGCGGCCCTGGAATGGACCGAGGCCGTGACCCGAATCACGGAGGGCGGTCCCTCGGATGCCGTGTACGAGCGGGCGATGAAGCACTTTACCGAGGAGGAGTTGGTGAACCTCAACCTCGCCGTCGTGACGATCAACGGGTGGAATCGGTTCTCCATCGCCTTCCATGTCCCTCCGGCTCTCAAGAGCTTCTCCGGCCATGCCAACCCTTAACCCAAAGACAAAAATGAAAATCCTCATCGCAGGCGGAAACGGACTCATCGGAAAGAAACTCGCAGTTCTTCTCGAAAGAACAGGAAATGAAGTTGTGGCGGCCTCGCGTTCTTCCGGCGTGGATTTGATGACGGGGAAAGGACTTGATGCGGCAATTCGAGGCGTCGACGCGGTCGTGGACGTGCTGAACTCTCCCTCCTTCGAGGACCAGGCGGTCCTCGAGTTCTTCCAGGCAACCACGACCCATCTCCTCCAGGCTGAGGCTGCCACAGGTGTGAAACACCACGTGGCACTCTCGGTCGTCGGGAGCGATCGGGTGCCGGATTCCGGATACCTGCGCGCCAAGTCTGCTCAAGAGAACCTCATCAAGGCCGCTAACGTGCCGTTTACCATCTTACGCGCTACGCAGTTTTTTGAGTTCGCGCCAGGGATTGCCCAGTTTTCGGTGGTAGACGGAAAATATCGCCTGCCAACGGCCCTCATGCAGCCCGTGGCGGCGGATGATGTGGCGGCCTGTCTGGTAGAGGTGGTTTCTGCCGCGCCGCGGAACGGAATCCTGGAACTCGGCGGCCCCGAGAAGATCCGGCTCCATGAGTTCGTCGATCGCTATCTGAAGGCGACTGAGGTGCCCCATACGATTGAGATTGATCCGACCGCGACCTATTTTGGAGCGGCAATCGATGATCGCAGTCTGGTTCCACAAGGTCATGCCGTTTTGGGGAATCTTCGGTATCAGGACTGGTTGGAGAACCTCCGCTTCTAGCAAGGGCATTAACCCGTTCTCCTGCGCCTTTATGTTGGTCGGCGGAGATACGCTTGGCATGTTGCGACAGCCGCCCATTCCGCCGCTCAATACCTGAGGAGTTCTTCAACTTGTCGGCACCTTTCTTGGATGTTCCCGAAGAGCTGCCCAGGGCTTCTCGTTGGGTCGGTTCGAACTCTGAGGGTTTCCGAATGATGCGCGCTTCCCCAGAGTGAACTGCATAGTCGGCATGGTCTGTCCGTGGGCTGAATCTTTCTTATTTGCTTTCAGTTAGGCAGTTATGGTGTTTTTCATGGTTTATTCTTAAATATGCATGTCTGCGTATATGCTTTCATACAAATATGCATCTTTGCACATATGCGACCGTGGAATTTCTCTAGTTTCACGCTGTGCTGAAGGGCGCATTCGCTCTCGTGCGAACGGAGAGATTTGGGAATGATTTTGCTTATTTAAATAACGCATAAACGCCTGTTCGCATCAATGCGTTCAAATTGGCGAACGATTAATGCCGGCCATTCGTTGAATTCGCACTTGGCCGGATGTCCGCGGAGCCGGCAAGAAGCAGGGCAACCACGAGAGTCCCGGCGCTGGCTTTCGCATAATGTGCCAGGTGAATGAGGACCCGGTTTAGGGATTAAGAGCTCTCAATTGCGAAGGATGTCCCCGACTGGAGAGAAGCCGACGAGGGGATACCGGGGAAGGATGAAAGCCTCGGGAGTACTCGCATTGGTGGTCCCCAACGAAGATTACCGGACGCAGATGCTATGCTCACCAAGGGGCGACCCAACAAGCGAACGCCTACCTCGCCTCTGAGGCGAGATCCTATCGGCTACAGCTCTCCAGATCGCAGCTTGCTCCGGGCTTCCATCAGGATCTTGCCCAGCATGTTCTTTCCGCTCCCGTCTCCGCCATTGCCCCAGTAACTGTCCCGTGGGGTATGTTCGACGAGGAGGCTGTCTCCCGTGGAGAGCAGGACATCGCGGACGGATTGATGCTGTCGGACTTTCTCCGCGATGGCACGGCGCATGACGTCGTCCTTGATCTCTTCCCAATCCGGGCGGAGCGGGACATCCCGGCTGCGGCCCAGGTCGGCGGCTTCCCGTGGTGTCTCGGCGGCACGGATACATTCGCGGTAGGCCTCGTCGTGGAATTTCTGCGCTTGGAAATAATGCTCCGTCGTCGGCCAGACCTTCCCCTCCACCTCGATCGGGAGCCGGGCGAAGTTCGTCAGGAGGCCAAAAGCCTCGTTCGGTTTGTAAAAGCAGACAGACGTCGGATTCATGATTGCTCTTGTTCGCTGACACGCGTAATTCTGACGCGCCGGATTCCAGAGGCCTGAACAACAACGATTTCGACGCGGAACTCCTCCAGCTTCAGCTCGGCATCCCGGGCGATGGCTTCCGGGAACTGCCGCTTGATCCACGTCTCAACCGTCTCCCGGGGTTGGTACTCAAAGTTCCATCCTGTCTCCGCACGCAGTTCCCGCATGGAGAGGCTTCCGTCGACAAGGATCGAATTCTCGGTCTGCTCGTAGATGGGCCCCCGCTCGATATCGAGTTCATCGCGGATTTCGCCGACGATTTCCTCAAGCGCGTCTTCAAAGGTGATGATGCCCGCCATTTTCTCGTCGGCGTCCAGCACGACGGCAAGGTGGCTGCGGGAACTCCGGAAAAGCTCCAGCAGGGTCGGCAGGGGAGTGCGCGGGGTGAAAGTCAGCACGGGCCGGATCAGCGGCTGGAAAGATGCCTCTGGACCGAGCGCCTGGATCTGCCAGAGCCATTCCTTCACCAGTACCATCCCCAGCACGTCATCAATGCTGCCCTGACAGACCGGATAGCGACTATGCCCGCTGGCCTGGGCGATGCGCAGGTTTTCCTCCGTCGGCTTGTCGGCCCACAGGGCGATCACCTGATCGCGAGGCAGCATCACCTGCTGGGCGGTCACGTCGCGCAGGCGAAGGGAACGCACCATGATCTTGTTGATCAGGGCGTCGGAGCGATGGACGTGGCGGGAATGGCTCAGGACGTACTCCAGCTCGTCGGCAGAGAAGCCATGTTCCCCCTCCGATGCGGGCTGAAGCCCCGCCCAGCGCAGGAAGGTGTTGGCCGTTCCGTTCAGGATATAGATGAACGGGTAGAAGATATAATGAAAGACCAGCAGCGGAGCAGCCACCCCGAGCGAGACCTCGCGTGGGCGCTGGATAGCGAGCGACTTCGGTGCAAGCTCACCCAGGACGATGTGCAGAAACGTGATCGTCGCAAAAGCCAGCGTAAAGGCGAGCGTATGGTGGAAACTGACCGGAATGCCGAGCCAGTGAAAAATCGGCGTGAGCCAATGGGCGAGGAAGGGTTCGCCCAGCCAGCCGAGGCCGAGACTGGAAAGTGTGATGCCGAGCTGGGTGGCGGAGAGGCAGGCATCGAGGTTGTTGACCGCCTTGAGCGCCATCGGTACCCGCCAGTCGCCTTGGCGAAGCATGGGTTTCAGCTGACTGGCCCGGATCTTGACGATGGCAAACTCCGCCGCCACGAAAAAGCCGTTGGCGAACACGAGGAGGAGGATGACCAGCAACTGCCAGCCGAGAGTAAGTAAGGTCATCTAGATCAGGGGCGAACCAAGAGGCATTTTCTGCCGCCTGTCCCTCAAAACAAGCTTCGATACTGCGATTTTCATCACCTCGTGAGCCGCAGATTTTGTACCAGATTTGGCCTAAAGGAAAAAAATCGCGAGGCGGGCCGATAAGATGCATTGAAATGTAGGCCCGGAGCCTGTTATGTGCGCGCGACCATGTCTGATTTTGGTCGAGAAGATGCCATTGCTCTCTACAACGTGGATCGTTGGGGCGGAGGGTACTTTACCGTTAATAAACGCGGCAACGTCACTGTGATGCCGAATGGGTCGAGCGACCAGAAAATCGATCTCACCGAGATCATCCGCGAAGCCAAGTCGCGAAATCTCAGTTTTCCGCTGACCGTGCGTTTCCACGACCTCCTGCGTGATCGGGTGGAGACGATCAACCGCGCTTTCGCCGATGCCATCGCGGAATCCGGTTACCAGAACGTCTACCGCGGCGTATTTCCCATCAAGGTGAACCAACTGCGTGAGGTGGTGGAGGAGATCCTGGATGCGGGCAAGCCATGGCATTTCGGCATCGAGGCGGGCAGCAAGCCTGAGCTCATTGCCGCCATGGCGCTGCACAGCGACCCTGAGAGCCTGATTATTTGCAACGGCTACAAGGACACGTCGTTCATTCGCAATGCCCTCGTCGCTCGCAAGCTCGGCAAGATCGTCATTCTCGTGGTCGAGAAGCTCGAGGAGCTCAAACACATTCTCAAGGTAGCTGCCGACATGAACGTCGAGCCGATGATCGGCCTTCGTGTGCGCTTGCTTTCCAAGGGCGCTGGCAAATGGGCCACCAGCGGTGGTGAGAATGCGAAGTTTGGCCTGTCGACCGCCGACCTTGTACGCGCCAGCGACATGCTGGCCGAGAACGGACTTTCCCAGGCTCTCAAGCTCGTCCATTTCCACGTCGGCTCGCAGGTGCCCGATATCGGCACGATCAAGCGCGCGGTGAAGGAAGCCTCCCGCTTCTACGCCAAGCTCTCCAAGATGGGCCACCAGATCGAGTACCTCGATGTCGGCGGCGGTCTGGGCGTTGACTACGACGGCTCGCGCACGACCTTTGACAGCTCGACCAACTACTCGCTGAACGAATACGCCCGCGATATTGTTTACAGTGTCATGGAGGTGTGCAACGCCGAGCATGTCGCGCATCCCACCATCGTGAGCGAAAGCGGACGCGCCATTGTGGCCCACCATTCCGTGCTCATCGTTGAGACCTTTGGCTCGATTGAGAAAAACTCCATTAGCACCGATACGGTGACCGCCGAACCGGGCGACCCGCCGCTGGTGCAGGATATCATCGAACTTTCCGAGAACATCGGGAAAAAGAACCGCCTGGAGAGCCTGCACGACGCGCAGGAAATCCGTGAGCGTGCGCAGTCGATGTTTGACCTCGGTATGCTCGACCTTCGCGCCAAGGCTCGCATCGAGACCGTCTACTGGCAGATTGCCGAGGAGGTCGTCGCGATGTTCCGCGGGATGCGTTACATCCCCGAGGAAGTGAAGGAAATGGAAGTCGCGCTCGGCGACCAGTTCCTGTGCAACTTCAGCGTTTTCCAATCGCTCCTCGATCACTGGGCGCTCGGCCAGCTTTTCCCGGTCATGCCGATTTCGCGACTCAACGAACTTCCCGACCGTAACGCCACGATGGTCGACATCACCTGCGACTCGGATGGCAAGGTGAGCAAGTTTGTCGACCTTCAGGACGTGAAGGAAACCCTGCCTGTGCATCGCTGGGTTCCCGGCGAGCCCTACTATATGGGTTTCTTCCTCGTAGGCGCCTATCAGGACATCATGGGCGACATGCACAATCTCTTTGGCCGCGTCAATGAGATGCACATCTATCTCGATGAGGACGAGGATGCCGGCTACTATGTCGAGGAGGTGCTCCCCGGTAGCACGATCGGGCAGGTGTTGACCCTCACGCAATGGGACACCAATGAGCTGGCCCGCCGCATCAAGGCCCAGGTCGACGCTGCCATCAAGGGCGACCGGCTCAAGCCTAATGAGGCGATGAAGCTTCTCGACGACTACGAAAAGAGTTTAAATACCTACACCTACCTGAATTTCGACGACCAGAACACGAAGTGAGCGCACGCCGCACCCCATTATATGATAGCCATCTCGCCGCAGGCGGCCGGATGGTGGACTTTGCCGGCTGGGAGATGCCGGTTCAATACACCGGAATCCTCCAGGAACACTCCACGGTACGAACCGCTTGTGGAGCTTTCGACATCTCCCACATGGGCGAGTTTTTCGTCTCGGGTGCGGGTAGCGTAGCCTGGCTCGATGGCCTGCTGACCAACAAGGTCGCGGCGCTGGAGATCGGGCAGGCACAATATTCGCTCATGCTCAACGAGCAGGGCGGTGTGATCGACGATTTGATCGTCTACCGCATGGGCGAGGAGAGTTTTCTCATCATCGTCAACGCAGCTAAGATCGACGAGGACGAGGCCTGGATGCGGAAGCATCTCGTTCCCGGCATCGAGTTTGCCAACAAGAGCGACGACTACGCTGCTCTGGCGATTCAAGGGCCCAAGTCGGGCGCGGTTTACGAGGCGCTCTTTGGGCAGCCTCTTCCGGAGCAACGCAATCGCATCGTGGTGCATGGCGACATTTACGCCGTGATCACAGGATACACGGGCGAGGTGGGATTTGAGATCGTGGTTCCCGCTACCAAGGCTGCCGAGTACTGGGACAAGGTGCTCGCCGCCGGAGCTGTACCGGCGGGCCTGGGCGCACGCGATACCCTGCGCCTGGAGATGTGCTATCCGCTCAATGGCTCCGACCTTTCGCCGGAGCATACCCCCTTGGAGGCCGGACTCGGCTTTTTCGTGGATGTGCTCAAAGGCGACTTCATCGGCCGCGAGCGTCTGCTCGAGCAGAAGTCCAAGGGACTGACACAACGCCTCTCCGCTATCGAGGTCATTGGAAAGTGTCCGCCGATTCGTTCGCACTACCCGGTGCTCGCCTTCGGCAAGAAAGTGGCCGAGACGACCAGCGGCGCGCTTTCGCCCAGTCTCCAAAAGGGAATCGCCCTCGCGTATCTGCCAATCGAGCTTGCCAAGGTCGGGCAGGAACTTGAAATTGAAGTTCGCGGAAAAGCGTACAGCGCCGTCGTAGTGAAGAAACCTTTTTACCAGCCGAAACCATGAATGTTCCCGATGATTTGAAATATGCCGAAAGCCACGAATGGATCCGAGTCGAAGGAGACATCGGTACGGTGGGAATCACGGATCATGCGCAGGAAGAGCTGACCGATATCGTCTTTGCCGAGCCTCCGAAAGTCGGCGAGACCTTCGGCGTCAAGTCGGCTGCGGCCGTGGTGGAATCCGTCAAGGCGGCCAGCGACATTTACACTCCGGTTTCCGGTGAGATCGTGGAGATCAATCCCGCCATCGTCGACAATCCGGCTCTGCTCAACACCGACCCGCATGGCGAAGGCTGGATCTTCAAGATCAAGCTCTCCAACCCGTCCGAACTCGACGCGCTTCTCGACGCTGCTGCTTATCGTGAGCTGATCGCGAAATGAGCGGGGTGCCATTCGCCCGCCGTCACATCGGTCCCTCGGCAGCCGAAGTCGCAGAAATGCTCCACACCATCGGTGTGGAGACGCTCGACGCCCTCATCGATCAAACCGTGCCGGCGGAAATCCGCCGCCGCGAGTTGCTCAATCTCCCGGACGCCCGCTCGGAGGAAAAGGCCCTCAGCGATCTCGCCGAGATCATGGAGCACAATGAGCTCAAGCAGAGCCTCATTGGCATGGGCTACGCGAATACGCATCTTCCCGCGGTGATCCGCCGCAAGATCCTGGAGAATCCTGGCTGGTACACAGCCTACACGCCGTATCAGGCGGAAATCTCCCAGGGTCGCATGGAGGCGCTGCTCAATTTCCAGACGATGATCTGCGACCTCACGGGGATGCAGATTTCCAATGCCTCCCTGCTCGACGAGTCCACCGCCGCCGCCGAGGCGATGGCGATGGCTCGCGACATCAAGGGCGGCGACACGCTTTACGTCGCGGAGGATTGCCATCCGCAAACCATCGCGCTGCTGCGCACTCGCGCGGAGCCCATGGGCATCCGCGTTGTCGTGGGCTCGGTCCACCAGCTTCCCTCAGAACCCGTTTTTGGTGTGGTTGTTCAATACCCGGCGACCGACGGCGTGATTCACGACCTGCGTTCCGTGGTGGAAAAAATCCACGCGGCAGGAGCTGTTGCCATCGTGGCGGCGGATCTTCTTGCTCTCACGCTGATCACTCCTCCGGGAGAATGCGGCGCGGATATCGTGGTCGGCTCGGCCCAGCGCTTTGGCGTTCCCTATGGCTACGGCGGACCTCATGCCGGTTTCCTCGCCACCAAGGATGAGTTCAAACGCAAGATGCCGGGCCGTTTGATCGGCATCTCCCGCGACGCGGAGGGCCGTCCGGCCCTGCGTCTCACCTTGCAGACTCGCGAGCAGCACATCCGTCGCGAAAAGGCGACGAGCAACATCTGCACGGCTCAGGTTCTGCTGGCTGTCATTGCCTCGATGTACGCGGCCTATCATGGCCCGGAGGGGCTGAAAGGTATCGCCCGGCGCATCCATGGAACGACCCGTAAACTCGCGGCTGCCCTGCAGGCGAGGGGATGGGCGGTTCATCAGGGGCCCTACTTCGACACCATTCGGCTATGGCTGGCGGGTGACTATGCGAAGGACCTCCTGCGTCTGGCCGAGTCTCGCGGCATCAATCTCCGCAAGCTCGACGAGCACGCGATCACGCTGACGCTGGACGAAACCTGCGACGACATCTCGGCCCTGCTCGATCTCTTTGAGTTGACGCCTGAGGACGTGGCTGCCGAGGTCGCCGAGATCATTCCCGCCGCCCAGCAGCGTACGAGCGAGTTTCTTACCCATCCGGTCTTCAATTCCTATCATACGGAAACGGAACTGCTGCGCTACATCCAGCGCCTCGAGTCGCGCGACTTGTCGCTCACGACCTCGATGATTCCACTCGGCTCCTGCACGATGAAGCTGAATGCGGCAGCTGAGATGTACCCGGTCACCTGGGAAAAGGTCGGCGGTTTGCATCCCTTCATCCCGAAGCATCAGGCCAAAGGGTATCATCTCATGTTCCGACAGTTGGAGCGCTGGCTCGCTGAGATCACGGGCTTTGCCGCCGTTTCGCTCCAGCCGAATGCCGGTTCCCAGGGCGAATACGCGGGCCTGCTCGCGATCCGCGCCTACCTTCATTCCAAGGGCGAAACCCAGCGCAATATCTGTCTGATCCCGACCTCCGCGCATGGCACCAATCCCGCCAGCGCCGTCATGGCCGGTCTCAAGGTGGTGGCGGTGGCGTGTGATGCGCTCGGCAACATCGACGTGGCCGACCTCGACAAGAAGATCGAGGCGCACCGCGATTCCCTCGCCGCGCTCATGGTGACTTATCCGTCAACGCATGGCGTCTTCGAGGAGGGCATCAAGGCGATCTGCGCCAAGGTTCACGCCGCAGGCGGTCAGGTTTACATGGACGGCGCCAACATGAATGCCCAGGTCGGCCTCTGCCGTCCGGGCGACATCGGCGCGGACGTCTGCCACCTGAATCTCCATAAGACCTTTTGCATTCCGCACGGCGGAGGCGGTCCCGGTGTCGGGCCGATCTGCGTCGCGGCGCATCTGGCTTCCTTCCTGCCCGGTCACTCCGTGATCAGCCTCGGACGCGAACACACCGTTGGCGAAATCGCCCAGGCCCCTTGGGGTAGCGCGAGCATCCTCGTCATATCCTGGATGTACATCGCCATGATGGGACCGAACGGTCTCGTCGAGGCGACCGAAGCCGCCATTCTCAACGCGAACTACATCGCCGCCCGCCTGGAGAAGTATTTCCCGATCCTTTACAAAGGATCGCAGGGCCGCGTTGCGCACGAGTGCATCGTGGACTTCCGCGAGTGGAAGCAGCGCGCCGGGATCGAGGTGGAGGATGTGGCCAAGCGCCTGATGGATTACGGCTTCCACGCTCCGACCATGAGCTGGCCGGTACCCGGCACGCTCATGATCGAGCCAACCGAGAGTGAATCCAAGGCCGAGCTGGATCGTTTCTGCGATGCGCTCATCGCCATTCACCAGGAGCTCGTCGAGATCGAGCTGGGAACGCTTTCCAAGACGGACAATCCGCTCAAGAACGCTCCGCACACGGCGCAGGCCGTGATCGCTGACGACTGGGCGCATCCGTACAGCCGCGAACGCGCCGCCTATCCGGTGCCGCGCTTGCGCGAGCACAAGTTCTGGCCCGCCGTTGCCCGAGTGGACAACGTCTACGGCGACCGCAACATCATGTGCTCCTGCCCTTCCGTCGAGGAAGTCGCAGGTTGAGTCCCGCTGCTCGGGGGAACTCCACCGCCTGGTGAGAGGTTCCCTCCGGGCTGGGCGAGGCTCTGGAATTCCGGCTCATTCCTCCACGACTTGAAGAAGTCGTCATTGAGGATTTGCTCACGCATGCTGACGCCGCCGATCTCGATGGCTTTTCGTGCAGTGTCGTAGAATTCCTTCTTCTTGTTTAGCGAATAATAGACGCGGGCGAGCAGGAGGAAGTTTTGCGCATTGGTCGGTTCGATCCGAATCAATCGTTCTGCCGGCGCCAGAGCATCCTGCCACTTGCTATTTACTCCGTAGTAGGTGACAGCAATTCTCAGCATAGCGGGATCGTCCGCCAGGTCGTTGGTACCTTTGTTGACGACTGCCTCAGCCTTTTCCGACTCTCCGACTCGGGAATAGAGCTCGATCAGCTTGTCGACGATTTCGCGGTTGCGGGGCTGCTGTGCGAGGGTGTCCTTGAGCCCGCGTATCTCTCCCTCTGTTTTCTTGCGTTCCTCAGCCATGATGGCGAGACGCCAGAGCGGGAGATTGTTGTAGTCCTTTTCCAGCGCCTTCTGGAAGAGCGCGATGCTGGTGTCGAAGTCTCCCTTGTCCCACAGCAGGCGAGTCAGCACTGCAATGACTTCGATGTTTTCCGGCCAGAGCTCAAGCGCTTCAAAATACGCACGGATCGCCTCATCCTTCATTTTGCGATACTTGTAGATGTTGCCAATCGTCTGTCGCAGTTTCGAGAAGGAACGCTGGGCGTCGTAGTCGCTGGCGTATGAGGGATCGTTGAGGAGTTTGGCTTTGTAATCCTTCCAAAAGGCAAAATCCCTGGCGACCGCTTCTGGCGGGATGCGGTCCAGCTTTGTCTTGCTTAGCTGGTAAACAAGGCCATGCGGTATCGCGTAGTCATAGGTCCACGGGATGGAGAAGCTCTCCTCGATGAAGAAGTCGTGCCGGTCCTTGTTTTTCTCCCAAATCCATTTCAGGATGGCTCCCATTTCAAAGGAGTAATCTGCCTGCTCTTCCTTGGAGGCCGTCTTTTTTGCATCTTCGGTGATGACCTTGCACTCCTCGGGAGAGGGGAGAGCTATGGTTTCCTGCGGGTAGGTGTTTTCCCGGCCCAGCCATTTCTCAAAGGCGTTCTTCGGCTTCGGACGCGCGGTCGTGTAGTGATCCCGCAGATACTTCATGTAGTTGGACTCACCGAGCGCGTTCTGGGTGATGATGTAAAGGTCGCGTCGATCAAAGCCCGGGTCACGCTTGAGCGCAGCTGGCTGCGGGCTTTCCCCGAAAATCATGTACGTCGGGACGAAGCGCCCGGGATCCGAACCGCCAATCACGATGGACCCCTTGGGCAGGTCCTTCAGCATGTCATGGCCAAACATCCAGCCAAACCAGTGATTTCTCTGGCTGGCCTCGGAGAAATTCACCAGGAAACCGTAGGCCGGCATGATCGGAAGGAGCGCCGTGATCCAGATGAGCTTCGTCCGTCTCCGCGTCAATGCATCGAGCAGGTAGCCGCCGCCCATCACGCACAGCAGTGAGAAGATGAGGTTGGTATAGGTGTGATACGGCATTTGCAGCCACCACCCGTCAGCGTCGATCTTGGCACCGTCCAGGATGGGCTGAAGGAACGCGGCGAGAACAAATGCGATGTGTAGCAGATAGATCCAGGTGCGGCGGTTGAGCGACAGTCGGAGGGCAGCCAGGATGGAGCAAAAGTAAAAGATGATGCTGAATGGCGTGAAAGACCGGTTGAGCTGAAGCCAGAAGAATCCAGCCCACTCCACGAGCACTTCCCGCTTGCTGCGTTCCACCTCTCCAGCCTTGGGCTTCGTTTGCTCGCCCGGATAGGTGCCCATG of the Terrimicrobium sacchariphilum genome contains:
- a CDS encoding carboxymuconolactone decarboxylase family protein; translated protein: MNTRLNYKKHGPDAVKAMWDVSLFVRQCGLESRLLHLVFLRASQINGCAFCIDIHVEEAIADGENPTRLHLLSVWRETPLFSDREQAALEWTEAVTRITEGGPSDAVYERAMKHFTEEELVNLNLAVVTINGWNRFSIAFHVPPALKSFSGHANP
- a CDS encoding SDR family oxidoreductase, whose amino-acid sequence is MKILIAGGNGLIGKKLAVLLERTGNEVVAASRSSGVDLMTGKGLDAAIRGVDAVVDVLNSPSFEDQAVLEFFQATTTHLLQAEAATGVKHHVALSVVGSDRVPDSGYLRAKSAQENLIKAANVPFTILRATQFFEFAPGIAQFSVVDGKYRLPTALMQPVAADDVAACLVEVVSAAPRNGILELGGPEKIRLHEFVDRYLKATEVPHTIEIDPTATYFGAAIDDRSLVPQGHAVLGNLRYQDWLENLRF
- a CDS encoding NADAR family protein is translated as MNPTSVCFYKPNEAFGLLTNFARLPIEVEGKVWPTTEHYFQAQKFHDEAYRECIRAAETPREAADLGRSRDVPLRPDWEEIKDDVMRRAIAEKVRQHQSVRDVLLSTGDSLLVEHTPRDSYWGNGGDGSGKNMLGKILMEARSKLRSGEL
- a CDS encoding hemolysin family protein — translated: MTLLTLGWQLLVILLLVFANGFFVAAEFAIVKIRASQLKPMLRQGDWRVPMALKAVNNLDACLSATQLGITLSSLGLGWLGEPFLAHWLTPIFHWLGIPVSFHHTLAFTLAFATITFLHIVLGELAPKSLAIQRPREVSLGVAAPLLVFHYIFYPFIYILNGTANTFLRWAGLQPASEGEHGFSADELEYVLSHSRHVHRSDALINKIMVRSLRLRDVTAQQVMLPRDQVIALWADKPTEENLRIAQASGHSRYPVCQGSIDDVLGMVLVKEWLWQIQALGPEASFQPLIRPVLTFTPRTPLPTLLELFRSSRSHLAVVLDADEKMAGIITFEDALEEIVGEIRDELDIERGPIYEQTENSILVDGSLSMRELRAETGWNFEYQPRETVETWIKRQFPEAIARDAELKLEEFRVEIVVVQASGIRRVRITRVSEQEQS
- the speA gene encoding biosynthetic arginine decarboxylase translates to MSDFGREDAIALYNVDRWGGGYFTVNKRGNVTVMPNGSSDQKIDLTEIIREAKSRNLSFPLTVRFHDLLRDRVETINRAFADAIAESGYQNVYRGVFPIKVNQLREVVEEILDAGKPWHFGIEAGSKPELIAAMALHSDPESLIICNGYKDTSFIRNALVARKLGKIVILVVEKLEELKHILKVAADMNVEPMIGLRVRLLSKGAGKWATSGGENAKFGLSTADLVRASDMLAENGLSQALKLVHFHVGSQVPDIGTIKRAVKEASRFYAKLSKMGHQIEYLDVGGGLGVDYDGSRTTFDSSTNYSLNEYARDIVYSVMEVCNAEHVAHPTIVSESGRAIVAHHSVLIVETFGSIEKNSISTDTVTAEPGDPPLVQDIIELSENIGKKNRLESLHDAQEIRERAQSMFDLGMLDLRAKARIETVYWQIAEEVVAMFRGMRYIPEEVKEMEVALGDQFLCNFSVFQSLLDHWALGQLFPVMPISRLNELPDRNATMVDITCDSDGKVSKFVDLQDVKETLPVHRWVPGEPYYMGFFLVGAYQDIMGDMHNLFGRVNEMHIYLDEDEDAGYYVEEVLPGSTIGQVLTLTQWDTNELARRIKAQVDAAIKGDRLKPNEAMKLLDDYEKSLNTYTYLNFDDQNTK
- the gcvT gene encoding glycine cleavage system aminomethyltransferase GcvT translates to MSARRTPLYDSHLAAGGRMVDFAGWEMPVQYTGILQEHSTVRTACGAFDISHMGEFFVSGAGSVAWLDGLLTNKVAALEIGQAQYSLMLNEQGGVIDDLIVYRMGEESFLIIVNAAKIDEDEAWMRKHLVPGIEFANKSDDYAALAIQGPKSGAVYEALFGQPLPEQRNRIVVHGDIYAVITGYTGEVGFEIVVPATKAAEYWDKVLAAGAVPAGLGARDTLRLEMCYPLNGSDLSPEHTPLEAGLGFFVDVLKGDFIGRERLLEQKSKGLTQRLSAIEVIGKCPPIRSHYPVLAFGKKVAETTSGALSPSLQKGIALAYLPIELAKVGQELEIEVRGKAYSAVVVKKPFYQPKP
- the gcvH gene encoding glycine cleavage system protein GcvH, translating into MNVPDDLKYAESHEWIRVEGDIGTVGITDHAQEELTDIVFAEPPKVGETFGVKSAAAVVESVKAASDIYTPVSGEIVEINPAIVDNPALLNTDPHGEGWIFKIKLSNPSELDALLDAAAYRELIAK
- the gcvP gene encoding aminomethyl-transferring glycine dehydrogenase encodes the protein MSGVPFARRHIGPSAAEVAEMLHTIGVETLDALIDQTVPAEIRRRELLNLPDARSEEKALSDLAEIMEHNELKQSLIGMGYANTHLPAVIRRKILENPGWYTAYTPYQAEISQGRMEALLNFQTMICDLTGMQISNASLLDESTAAAEAMAMARDIKGGDTLYVAEDCHPQTIALLRTRAEPMGIRVVVGSVHQLPSEPVFGVVVQYPATDGVIHDLRSVVEKIHAAGAVAIVAADLLALTLITPPGECGADIVVGSAQRFGVPYGYGGPHAGFLATKDEFKRKMPGRLIGISRDAEGRPALRLTLQTREQHIRREKATSNICTAQVLLAVIASMYAAYHGPEGLKGIARRIHGTTRKLAAALQARGWAVHQGPYFDTIRLWLAGDYAKDLLRLAESRGINLRKLDEHAITLTLDETCDDISALLDLFELTPEDVAAEVAEIIPAAQQRTSEFLTHPVFNSYHTETELLRYIQRLESRDLSLTTSMIPLGSCTMKLNAAAEMYPVTWEKVGGLHPFIPKHQAKGYHLMFRQLERWLAEITGFAAVSLQPNAGSQGEYAGLLAIRAYLHSKGETQRNICLIPTSAHGTNPASAVMAGLKVVAVACDALGNIDVADLDKKIEAHRDSLAALMVTYPSTHGVFEEGIKAICAKVHAAGGQVYMDGANMNAQVGLCRPGDIGADVCHLNLHKTFCIPHGGGGPGVGPICVAAHLASFLPGHSVISLGREHTVGEIAQAPWGSASILVISWMYIAMMGPNGLVEATEAAILNANYIAARLEKYFPILYKGSQGRVAHECIVDFREWKQRAGIEVEDVAKRLMDYGFHAPTMSWPVPGTLMIEPTESESKAELDRFCDALIAIHQELVEIELGTLSKTDNPLKNAPHTAQAVIADDWAHPYSRERAAYPVPRLREHKFWPAVARVDNVYGDRNIMCSCPSVEEVAG